From the genome of Pseudoxanthomonas sp.:
TGGTGGTCTGCGCGTCGTTCAACAGGTTCTGGCCTTCCAGCGAGACGGTGAACATGTCGTTGATGTTGTAGGTGATGTGCGCGGTCAACCAGGTGATCGGATCGGCCTCTTCGTTGTAGCCGGCACCCAGCACGTTGACGGCGGTGACGTAGCCATCGGTATGGTCGGCTGTCACGCCCAGGTCCCAGGGGCCCTTCTCGTACATCAGGCTCAGCGAATACACCGACGGGGCGATGCCTTCCAGCGGGCGCTTTTCGTTGCCCACCCAGCTCTCGGACCAGTTGCGTGTGTACTGCGCGCGGAAGCCCAGGCCGTTGTCCCAGAAGTGCTGCAGGCCGGCCTCGATGCCGTGGACCTTGGCGTAGTCGCCATTGATCGGGCGCATGACGTTGAACAGGGTCGGGCCGGTGGTGACTGCGTTGCCATCGGCATCCACGATCGGACCGACGCCGATGTCCTGGCCGGTTTCCCAGCTGGTGGTGATCTGGTTCTCGATGCGCTTGTAGAACACCGCCAGGTTGGCGATGGAGTGCTCGGTGAAATACCACTCCAGCGAGGCATCGCCCTGCTTGGCGGTGTACGGCTTCAGGTCGACGTTGCCGCTGTAGACCTTGGTGAACTCGCCCCAGGACACGCTCTCGGTGGTGCTGGTCGGCGCCAGCTGTTCCACCGACGGACGCGCCATGGTCTTGGCCGCGCCCAGGCGCAGCTGCAGGTTGTCGGACAGGTGCCACACGAAGTTGGCCGACGGCAGCACATAGGTGTAGTCGGCCTTCTGGCTGATCGCGGTGGGATCGGCGTAGGTCGCGGTGTAGTTGAACGCGCCGTTCTCGGTGATGCTGGTGATCTGCGCGTCCCAGGCCTGCGAGGTGGTGTCGGTCTTGACCACGCGCACACCGATGTTGCCGTCCCAGCGCTCACCGGACATGTCGGCCTGCACGTAGAACGCAGTGGTCTTTTCGGTGACACGGTAGCTCTGCAGCGGGTTCCACTCCGGTGCGGCGAAGCTGTAGTCATAGGCCGTGCCGTCGGGTCGCGTGCCGTTGTAGGCGGCCAGCGCAGCCTCGTAGGCCGGCACGTTGAACGCCAGCAGGCTGCGCGGGAAGCTGGAGTTCACCCCGCTCATGAAATTGGCCAGCGAATACACCGAGATCAGGTTGCCACCCAGGTCGCCCACGTTGATCGCGTTGTCGCCGGAGTAATAGTCGGCGCCGCCGCTGAGCGTGTTGTTGATCAGGTCGCGCGACTTGCGGCGGTCGGTCAGGTTGACGCCGAACTTCAGATGATCGACATGGCCGGCACCGATGAATAGATCGCCGCTGAGCGTGCCACCGTTGATCTTGTCATCAATGTTGTCGCCAGCCAGTTCGTTGTAGTGCGTATTGAAATCGCTGGCACCGAACTCGCCATTGGCCAGGCCCGTGGCCAGGTCGCGGCCGTCGTCCAGCGTGGTGGTCACGTTGGGAAT
Proteins encoded in this window:
- a CDS encoding TonB-dependent receptor produces the protein MNAVRLHRHCLCHGIALALLMPATAWSQVAPPDATPGAADPSTADAGQAQGQTPIDLESIQVKGVRASLSRSNDIKRDASTVQDSITALELGKFPDNNVADSLSHITGVSISRTAGGEGQKVSVRGLGPEYTLSTFNGRILATDGAGRDFAYDVLPADVISGADVIKGAEAANLEGGIGGLVNLRSASPFDQPGQHGVVRVEGDRNTMSDLNGRKFSGVYSNTFADDTMGVILGVVSARRKDRTDTAGNDGGWTRNPDPSDPSWGGNAWGGNIDLNNNGELDPDEYGLIAPGQFRVGSILEDKKRTAFSGKFEWRPNDSFKLVVDGLKTKLDSPQVGYQLSYYPLFSPGRWSNVTVQNGIVTGLTLDNPDPELRLNPELLNQTEYRVVDTALYGANAEWKVTDDFTVTGDVYRSTSKRHSGGQDSYVVLRMNQPNTTRIDLSSAGIPNVTTTLDDGRDLATGLANGEFGASDFNTHYNELAGDNIDDKINGGTLSGDLFIGAGHVDHLKFGVNLTDRRKSRDLINNTLSGGADYYSGDNAINVGDLGGNLISVYSLANFMSGVNSSFPRSLLAFNVPAYEAALAAYNGTRPDGTAYDYSFAAPEWNPLQSYRVTEKTTAFYVQADMSGERWDGNIGVRVVKTDTTSQAWDAQITSITENGAFNYTATYADPTAISQKADYTYVLPSANFVWHLSDNLQLRLGAAKTMARPSVEQLAPTSTTESVSWGEFTKVYSGNVDLKPYTAKQGDASLEWYFTEHSIANLAVFYKRIENQITTSWETGQDIGVGPIVDADGNAVTTGPTLFNVMRPINGDYAKVHGIEAGLQHFWDNGLGFRAQYTRNWSESWVGNEKRPLEGIAPSVYSLSLMYEKGPWDLGVTADHTDGYVTAVNVLGAGYNEEADPITWLTAHITYNINDMFTVSLEGQNLLNDAQTTSINGNPLLLNSYYRYGRGLTLGVTFRF